One region of Cinclus cinclus chromosome 1, bCinCin1.1, whole genome shotgun sequence genomic DNA includes:
- the TGFBR1 gene encoding TGF-beta receptor type-1 isoform X5 has protein sequence MLLAVLTLMCVFFFLNTELECYCQLCTKDNFTCVTDGVCFASVTRTADKIMRNSMCIAEIDLIPRDRPFVCSPSTRDGVHTVSHCCNTPLCNKVELPIPTPGLPLLVQRTIARTIVLQESIGKGRFGEVWRGKWRGEEVAVKIFSSREERSWFREAEIYQTVMLRHENILGFIAADNKDNGTWTQLWLVSDYHEHGSLFDYLNRYTVTVEGMIKLALSTASGLAHLHMEIVGTQGKPAIAHRDLKSKNILVKKNGTCCIADLGLAVRHDSATDTIDIAPNHRVGTKRYMAPEVLDDSINMKHFESFKRADIYAMGLVFWEIARRCSIGGIHEDYQLPYYDLVPSDPSVEEMRKVVCEQKLRPNIPNRWQSCEALRVMAKIMRECWYANGAARLTALRIKKTLSQLSQQEGIKM, from the exons ATGTTGCTAGCAGTACTAACAttaatgtgtgtttttttttttctcaatacaGAATTAGAGTGTTACTGCCAGCTATGTACAAAAGACAACTTTACGTGTGTGACAGATGGGGTATGTTTTGCCTCAGTAACACGAACTGCAGACAAAATAATGCGCAACAGTATGTGTATAGCAGAAATTGATCTGATTCCCCGAGACAGGCCATTTGTTTGTTCCCCTTCCACCAGAGATGGAGTCCATACTGTGTCTCATTGCTGTAACACCCCTCTCTGCAATAAAGTAGAACTTCCAATTCCAACACCAG GTTTACCTTTACTTGTGCAAAGAACAATTGCAAGAACTATAGTACTTCAAGAAAGCATTGGTAAGGGTCGCTTTGGAGAAGTCTGGCGGGGGAAGTGGAGAGGAGAAGAAGTTGCTGTGAAGATCTTCTCTTCAAGAGAGGAACGGTCATGGTTTCGAGAAGCAGAAATTTATCAGACAGTTATGCTACGCCATGAAAACATTCTTGGATTTATAGCTGCAGACAACAAAG acaATGGTACATGGACTCAGCTGTGGTTAGTGTCAGACTATCATGAGCATGGATCACTCTTTGATTACCTGAATAGGTATACAGTAACAGTGGAAGGAATGATAAAGTTAGCTTTGTCCACTGCCAGTGGTCTTGCTCATCTGCACATGGAAATTGTTGGCACACAAG GTAAACCAGCAATTGCCCACAGAGatttaaaatcaaaaaacaTATTGGTGAAAAAGAATGGAACATGCTGCATTGCAGACCTGGGATTGGCGGTTAGGCACGATTCAGCTACAGACACAATTGACATTGCCCCAAACCACAGAGTGGGAACAAAAAG gTACATGGCTCCTGAAGTTTTAGATGATTCCATAAATATGAAACATTTTGAGTCGTTCAAACGAGCAGACATCTATGCAATGGGATTAGTGTTTTGGGAAATAGCTCGGCGGTGTTCAATTGGTG GAATCCATGAAGATTACCAGTTGCCATACTATGACCTCGTTCCTTCAGACCCTTCTGTTGAAGAAATGAGGAAAGTTGTGTGTGAACAGAAGTTAAGGCCCAATATTCCAAACagatggcagagctgtgag GCATTACGAGTGATGGCAAAAATTATGCGGGAATGCTGGTATGCCAACGGAGCAGCTCGGCTGACAGCTTTGCGCATTAAGAAAACATTATCACAACTGAGTCAGCAGGAGGGGATCAAGATGTAA
- the TGFBR1 gene encoding TGF-beta receptor type-1 isoform X3, producing the protein MLLAVLTLMCVFFFLNTELECYCQLCTKDNFTCVTDGVCFASVTRTADKIMRNSMCIAEIDLIPRDRPFVCSPSTRDGVHTVSHCCNTPLCNKVELPIPTPGPTAGKPASNLGPVELAAVIAGPVCFVCISLMLILYLCHNRTVIHHRVPSEEDPSLDRPFISEGTTLKDLIYDMTTSGSGSGLPLLVQRTIARTIVLQESIGKGRFGEVWRGKWRGEEVAVKIFSSREERSWFREAEIYQTVMLRHENILGFIAADNKGKPAIAHRDLKSKNILVKKNGTCCIADLGLAVRHDSATDTIDIAPNHRVGTKRYMAPEVLDDSINMKHFESFKRADIYAMGLVFWEIARRCSIGGIHEDYQLPYYDLVPSDPSVEEMRKVVCEQKLRPNIPNRWQSCEALRVMAKIMRECWYANGAARLTALRIKKTLSQLSQQEGIKM; encoded by the exons ATGTTGCTAGCAGTACTAACAttaatgtgtgtttttttttttctcaatacaGAATTAGAGTGTTACTGCCAGCTATGTACAAAAGACAACTTTACGTGTGTGACAGATGGGGTATGTTTTGCCTCAGTAACACGAACTGCAGACAAAATAATGCGCAACAGTATGTGTATAGCAGAAATTGATCTGATTCCCCGAGACAGGCCATTTGTTTGTTCCCCTTCCACCAGAGATGGAGTCCATACTGTGTCTCATTGCTGTAACACCCCTCTCTGCAATAAAGTAGAACTTCCAATTCCAACACCAG GCCCTACTGCAGGAAAACCAGCTTCTAACCTAGGACCTGTGGAACTGGCTGCTGTCATTGCTGGACCTGTCTGCTTTGTCTGCATTTCACTGATGTTGATTCTATACCTTTGTCATAATCGTACTGTAATTCATCATCGTGTGCCAAGCGAAGAAGACCCTTCATTGGATCGTCCCTTTATATCAGAAGGAACCACTTTAAAGGATTTAATTTATGACATGACAACTTCAGGTTCTGGGTCAG GTTTACCTTTACTTGTGCAAAGAACAATTGCAAGAACTATAGTACTTCAAGAAAGCATTGGTAAGGGTCGCTTTGGAGAAGTCTGGCGGGGGAAGTGGAGAGGAGAAGAAGTTGCTGTGAAGATCTTCTCTTCAAGAGAGGAACGGTCATGGTTTCGAGAAGCAGAAATTTATCAGACAGTTATGCTACGCCATGAAAACATTCTTGGATTTATAGCTGCAGACAACAAAG GTAAACCAGCAATTGCCCACAGAGatttaaaatcaaaaaacaTATTGGTGAAAAAGAATGGAACATGCTGCATTGCAGACCTGGGATTGGCGGTTAGGCACGATTCAGCTACAGACACAATTGACATTGCCCCAAACCACAGAGTGGGAACAAAAAG gTACATGGCTCCTGAAGTTTTAGATGATTCCATAAATATGAAACATTTTGAGTCGTTCAAACGAGCAGACATCTATGCAATGGGATTAGTGTTTTGGGAAATAGCTCGGCGGTGTTCAATTGGTG GAATCCATGAAGATTACCAGTTGCCATACTATGACCTCGTTCCTTCAGACCCTTCTGTTGAAGAAATGAGGAAAGTTGTGTGTGAACAGAAGTTAAGGCCCAATATTCCAAACagatggcagagctgtgag GCATTACGAGTGATGGCAAAAATTATGCGGGAATGCTGGTATGCCAACGGAGCAGCTCGGCTGACAGCTTTGCGCATTAAGAAAACATTATCACAACTGAGTCAGCAGGAGGGGATCAAGATGTAA
- the TGFBR1 gene encoding TGF-beta receptor type-1 isoform X1, which yields MRNSMCIAEIDLIPRDRPFVCSPSTRDGVHTVSHCCNTPLCNKVELPIPTPGKPASNLGPVELAAVIAGPVCFVCISLMLILYLCHNRTVIHHRVPSEEDPSLDRPFISEGTTLKDLIYDMTTSGSGSGLPLLVQRTIARTIVLQESIGKGRFGEVWRGKWRGEEVAVKIFSSREERSWFREAEIYQTVMLRHENILGFIAADNKDNGTWTQLWLVSDYHEHGSLFDYLNRYTVTVEGMIKLALSTASGLAHLHMEIVGTQGKPAIAHRDLKSKNILVKKNGTCCIADLGLAVRHDSATDTIDIAPNHRVGTKRYMAPEVLDDSINMKHFESFKRADIYAMGLVFWEIARRCSIGGIHEDYQLPYYDLVPSDPSVEEMRKVVCEQKLRPNIPNRWQSCEALRVMAKIMRECWYANGAARLTALRIKKTLSQLSQQEGIKM from the exons ATGCGCAACAGTATGTGTATAGCAGAAATTGATCTGATTCCCCGAGACAGGCCATTTGTTTGTTCCCCTTCCACCAGAGATGGAGTCCATACTGTGTCTCATTGCTGTAACACCCCTCTCTGCAATAAAGTAGAACTTCCAATTCCAACACCAG GAAAACCAGCTTCTAACCTAGGACCTGTGGAACTGGCTGCTGTCATTGCTGGACCTGTCTGCTTTGTCTGCATTTCACTGATGTTGATTCTATACCTTTGTCATAATCGTACTGTAATTCATCATCGTGTGCCAAGCGAAGAAGACCCTTCATTGGATCGTCCCTTTATATCAGAAGGAACCACTTTAAAGGATTTAATTTATGACATGACAACTTCAGGTTCTGGGTCAG GTTTACCTTTACTTGTGCAAAGAACAATTGCAAGAACTATAGTACTTCAAGAAAGCATTGGTAAGGGTCGCTTTGGAGAAGTCTGGCGGGGGAAGTGGAGAGGAGAAGAAGTTGCTGTGAAGATCTTCTCTTCAAGAGAGGAACGGTCATGGTTTCGAGAAGCAGAAATTTATCAGACAGTTATGCTACGCCATGAAAACATTCTTGGATTTATAGCTGCAGACAACAAAG acaATGGTACATGGACTCAGCTGTGGTTAGTGTCAGACTATCATGAGCATGGATCACTCTTTGATTACCTGAATAGGTATACAGTAACAGTGGAAGGAATGATAAAGTTAGCTTTGTCCACTGCCAGTGGTCTTGCTCATCTGCACATGGAAATTGTTGGCACACAAG GTAAACCAGCAATTGCCCACAGAGatttaaaatcaaaaaacaTATTGGTGAAAAAGAATGGAACATGCTGCATTGCAGACCTGGGATTGGCGGTTAGGCACGATTCAGCTACAGACACAATTGACATTGCCCCAAACCACAGAGTGGGAACAAAAAG gTACATGGCTCCTGAAGTTTTAGATGATTCCATAAATATGAAACATTTTGAGTCGTTCAAACGAGCAGACATCTATGCAATGGGATTAGTGTTTTGGGAAATAGCTCGGCGGTGTTCAATTGGTG GAATCCATGAAGATTACCAGTTGCCATACTATGACCTCGTTCCTTCAGACCCTTCTGTTGAAGAAATGAGGAAAGTTGTGTGTGAACAGAAGTTAAGGCCCAATATTCCAAACagatggcagagctgtgag GCATTACGAGTGATGGCAAAAATTATGCGGGAATGCTGGTATGCCAACGGAGCAGCTCGGCTGACAGCTTTGCGCATTAAGAAAACATTATCACAACTGAGTCAGCAGGAGGGGATCAAGATGTAA
- the TGFBR1 gene encoding TGF-beta receptor type-1 isoform X2, whose protein sequence is MLLAVLTLMCVFFFLNTELECYCQLCTKDNFTCVTDGVCFASVTRTADKIMRNSMCIAEIDLIPRDRPFVCSPSTRDGVHTVSHCCNTPLCNKVELPIPTPGPTAGKPASNLGPVELAAVIAGPVCFVCISLMLILYLCHNRTVIHHRVPSEEDPSLDRPFISEGTTLKDLIYDMTTSGSGSGLPLLVQRTIARTIVLQESIGKGRFGEVWRGKWRGEEVAVKIFSSREERSWFREAEIYQTVMLRHENILGFIAADNKDNGTWTQLWLVSDYHEHGSLFDYLNRYTVTVEGMIKLALSTASGLAHLHMEIVGTQGKPAIAHRDLKSKNILVKKNGTCCIADLGLAVRHDSATDTIDIAPNHRVGTKRYMAPEVLDDSINMKHFESFKRADIYAMGLVFWEIARRCSIGGIHEDYQLPYYDLVPSDPSVEEMRKVVCEQKLRPNIPNRWQSCEALRVMAKIMRECWYANGAARLTALRIKKTLSQLSQQEGIKM, encoded by the exons ATGTTGCTAGCAGTACTAACAttaatgtgtgtttttttttttctcaatacaGAATTAGAGTGTTACTGCCAGCTATGTACAAAAGACAACTTTACGTGTGTGACAGATGGGGTATGTTTTGCCTCAGTAACACGAACTGCAGACAAAATAATGCGCAACAGTATGTGTATAGCAGAAATTGATCTGATTCCCCGAGACAGGCCATTTGTTTGTTCCCCTTCCACCAGAGATGGAGTCCATACTGTGTCTCATTGCTGTAACACCCCTCTCTGCAATAAAGTAGAACTTCCAATTCCAACACCAG GCCCTACTGCAGGAAAACCAGCTTCTAACCTAGGACCTGTGGAACTGGCTGCTGTCATTGCTGGACCTGTCTGCTTTGTCTGCATTTCACTGATGTTGATTCTATACCTTTGTCATAATCGTACTGTAATTCATCATCGTGTGCCAAGCGAAGAAGACCCTTCATTGGATCGTCCCTTTATATCAGAAGGAACCACTTTAAAGGATTTAATTTATGACATGACAACTTCAGGTTCTGGGTCAG GTTTACCTTTACTTGTGCAAAGAACAATTGCAAGAACTATAGTACTTCAAGAAAGCATTGGTAAGGGTCGCTTTGGAGAAGTCTGGCGGGGGAAGTGGAGAGGAGAAGAAGTTGCTGTGAAGATCTTCTCTTCAAGAGAGGAACGGTCATGGTTTCGAGAAGCAGAAATTTATCAGACAGTTATGCTACGCCATGAAAACATTCTTGGATTTATAGCTGCAGACAACAAAG acaATGGTACATGGACTCAGCTGTGGTTAGTGTCAGACTATCATGAGCATGGATCACTCTTTGATTACCTGAATAGGTATACAGTAACAGTGGAAGGAATGATAAAGTTAGCTTTGTCCACTGCCAGTGGTCTTGCTCATCTGCACATGGAAATTGTTGGCACACAAG GTAAACCAGCAATTGCCCACAGAGatttaaaatcaaaaaacaTATTGGTGAAAAAGAATGGAACATGCTGCATTGCAGACCTGGGATTGGCGGTTAGGCACGATTCAGCTACAGACACAATTGACATTGCCCCAAACCACAGAGTGGGAACAAAAAG gTACATGGCTCCTGAAGTTTTAGATGATTCCATAAATATGAAACATTTTGAGTCGTTCAAACGAGCAGACATCTATGCAATGGGATTAGTGTTTTGGGAAATAGCTCGGCGGTGTTCAATTGGTG GAATCCATGAAGATTACCAGTTGCCATACTATGACCTCGTTCCTTCAGACCCTTCTGTTGAAGAAATGAGGAAAGTTGTGTGTGAACAGAAGTTAAGGCCCAATATTCCAAACagatggcagagctgtgag GCATTACGAGTGATGGCAAAAATTATGCGGGAATGCTGGTATGCCAACGGAGCAGCTCGGCTGACAGCTTTGCGCATTAAGAAAACATTATCACAACTGAGTCAGCAGGAGGGGATCAAGATGTAA
- the TGFBR1 gene encoding TGF-beta receptor type-1 isoform X4 produces the protein MLLAVLTLMCVFFFLNTELECYCQLCTKDNFTCVTDGVCFASVTRTADKIMRNSMCIAEIDLIPRDRPFVCSPSTRDGVHTVSHCCNTPLCNKVELPIPTPGKPASNLGPVELAAVIAGPVCFVCISLMLILYLCHNRTVIHHRVPSEEDPSLDRPFISEGTTLKDLIYDMTTSGSGSGLPLLVQRTIARTIVLQESIGKGRFGEVWRGKWRGEEVAVKIFSSREERSWFREAEIYQTVMLRHENILGFIAADNKGKPAIAHRDLKSKNILVKKNGTCCIADLGLAVRHDSATDTIDIAPNHRVGTKRYMAPEVLDDSINMKHFESFKRADIYAMGLVFWEIARRCSIGGIHEDYQLPYYDLVPSDPSVEEMRKVVCEQKLRPNIPNRWQSCEALRVMAKIMRECWYANGAARLTALRIKKTLSQLSQQEGIKM, from the exons ATGTTGCTAGCAGTACTAACAttaatgtgtgtttttttttttctcaatacaGAATTAGAGTGTTACTGCCAGCTATGTACAAAAGACAACTTTACGTGTGTGACAGATGGGGTATGTTTTGCCTCAGTAACACGAACTGCAGACAAAATAATGCGCAACAGTATGTGTATAGCAGAAATTGATCTGATTCCCCGAGACAGGCCATTTGTTTGTTCCCCTTCCACCAGAGATGGAGTCCATACTGTGTCTCATTGCTGTAACACCCCTCTCTGCAATAAAGTAGAACTTCCAATTCCAACACCAG GAAAACCAGCTTCTAACCTAGGACCTGTGGAACTGGCTGCTGTCATTGCTGGACCTGTCTGCTTTGTCTGCATTTCACTGATGTTGATTCTATACCTTTGTCATAATCGTACTGTAATTCATCATCGTGTGCCAAGCGAAGAAGACCCTTCATTGGATCGTCCCTTTATATCAGAAGGAACCACTTTAAAGGATTTAATTTATGACATGACAACTTCAGGTTCTGGGTCAG GTTTACCTTTACTTGTGCAAAGAACAATTGCAAGAACTATAGTACTTCAAGAAAGCATTGGTAAGGGTCGCTTTGGAGAAGTCTGGCGGGGGAAGTGGAGAGGAGAAGAAGTTGCTGTGAAGATCTTCTCTTCAAGAGAGGAACGGTCATGGTTTCGAGAAGCAGAAATTTATCAGACAGTTATGCTACGCCATGAAAACATTCTTGGATTTATAGCTGCAGACAACAAAG GTAAACCAGCAATTGCCCACAGAGatttaaaatcaaaaaacaTATTGGTGAAAAAGAATGGAACATGCTGCATTGCAGACCTGGGATTGGCGGTTAGGCACGATTCAGCTACAGACACAATTGACATTGCCCCAAACCACAGAGTGGGAACAAAAAG gTACATGGCTCCTGAAGTTTTAGATGATTCCATAAATATGAAACATTTTGAGTCGTTCAAACGAGCAGACATCTATGCAATGGGATTAGTGTTTTGGGAAATAGCTCGGCGGTGTTCAATTGGTG GAATCCATGAAGATTACCAGTTGCCATACTATGACCTCGTTCCTTCAGACCCTTCTGTTGAAGAAATGAGGAAAGTTGTGTGTGAACAGAAGTTAAGGCCCAATATTCCAAACagatggcagagctgtgag GCATTACGAGTGATGGCAAAAATTATGCGGGAATGCTGGTATGCCAACGGAGCAGCTCGGCTGACAGCTTTGCGCATTAAGAAAACATTATCACAACTGAGTCAGCAGGAGGGGATCAAGATGTAA
- the TGFBR1 gene encoding TGF-beta receptor type-1 isoform X6, which translates to MLLAVLTLMCVFFFLNTELECYCQLCTKDNFTCVTDGVCFASVTRTADKIMRNSMCIAEIDLIPRDRPFVCSPSTRDGVHTVSHCCNTPLCNKVELPIPTPGKPASNLGPVELAAVIAGPVCFVCISLMLILYLCHNRTVIHHRVPSEEDPSLDRPFISEGTTLKDLIYDMTTSGSGSDNGTWTQLWLVSDYHEHGSLFDYLNRYTVTVEGMIKLALSTASGLAHLHMEIVGTQGKPAIAHRDLKSKNILVKKNGTCCIADLGLAVRHDSATDTIDIAPNHRVGTKRYMAPEVLDDSINMKHFESFKRADIYAMGLVFWEIARRCSIGGIHEDYQLPYYDLVPSDPSVEEMRKVVCEQKLRPNIPNRWQSCEALRVMAKIMRECWYANGAARLTALRIKKTLSQLSQQEGIKM; encoded by the exons ATGTTGCTAGCAGTACTAACAttaatgtgtgtttttttttttctcaatacaGAATTAGAGTGTTACTGCCAGCTATGTACAAAAGACAACTTTACGTGTGTGACAGATGGGGTATGTTTTGCCTCAGTAACACGAACTGCAGACAAAATAATGCGCAACAGTATGTGTATAGCAGAAATTGATCTGATTCCCCGAGACAGGCCATTTGTTTGTTCCCCTTCCACCAGAGATGGAGTCCATACTGTGTCTCATTGCTGTAACACCCCTCTCTGCAATAAAGTAGAACTTCCAATTCCAACACCAG GAAAACCAGCTTCTAACCTAGGACCTGTGGAACTGGCTGCTGTCATTGCTGGACCTGTCTGCTTTGTCTGCATTTCACTGATGTTGATTCTATACCTTTGTCATAATCGTACTGTAATTCATCATCGTGTGCCAAGCGAAGAAGACCCTTCATTGGATCGTCCCTTTATATCAGAAGGAACCACTTTAAAGGATTTAATTTATGACATGACAACTTCAGGTTCTGGGTCAG acaATGGTACATGGACTCAGCTGTGGTTAGTGTCAGACTATCATGAGCATGGATCACTCTTTGATTACCTGAATAGGTATACAGTAACAGTGGAAGGAATGATAAAGTTAGCTTTGTCCACTGCCAGTGGTCTTGCTCATCTGCACATGGAAATTGTTGGCACACAAG GTAAACCAGCAATTGCCCACAGAGatttaaaatcaaaaaacaTATTGGTGAAAAAGAATGGAACATGCTGCATTGCAGACCTGGGATTGGCGGTTAGGCACGATTCAGCTACAGACACAATTGACATTGCCCCAAACCACAGAGTGGGAACAAAAAG gTACATGGCTCCTGAAGTTTTAGATGATTCCATAAATATGAAACATTTTGAGTCGTTCAAACGAGCAGACATCTATGCAATGGGATTAGTGTTTTGGGAAATAGCTCGGCGGTGTTCAATTGGTG GAATCCATGAAGATTACCAGTTGCCATACTATGACCTCGTTCCTTCAGACCCTTCTGTTGAAGAAATGAGGAAAGTTGTGTGTGAACAGAAGTTAAGGCCCAATATTCCAAACagatggcagagctgtgag GCATTACGAGTGATGGCAAAAATTATGCGGGAATGCTGGTATGCCAACGGAGCAGCTCGGCTGACAGCTTTGCGCATTAAGAAAACATTATCACAACTGAGTCAGCAGGAGGGGATCAAGATGTAA